Genomic window (Polypterus senegalus isolate Bchr_013 unplaced genomic scaffold, ASM1683550v1 scaffold_850, whole genome shotgun sequence):
GAGTTTGATAGTGTCAGTGGAACAGCCCAGAATCCTCCTGGTTGGGCAGATTGGAGCTGGTAAAAGCAGCTTCTTCAATTCGGTGAACAGCGTCTTTAGAGGTCATGTGATTATGCAGGCCACATCTGGGTATGGAGACACCAGTGTAAGCAAAAAGGTAAGTGAGGGTTAGAAAGAAGAGCTGTGCTGTACAGACTCTTTAAACCTTTCAGTGTCTCCaccttatttatttaatgctgtGGGTCACTGCTGGTCACAGA
Coding sequences:
- the LOC120522011 gene encoding interferon-induced protein 44-like; this encodes MGSSDSQPEYRPPPPPPPPPLVEKPWREQEFNTSIKKELLEEIRNYKSLIVSVEQPRILLVGQIGAGKSSFFNSVNSVFRGHVIMQATSGYGDTSVSKKVSEG